In Amycolatopsis sp. EV170708-02-1, the following are encoded in one genomic region:
- a CDS encoding VOC family protein, producing the protein MTTRLVNLVFDSALPRNLAGFWEGLFSWDAPFEPAFRSEPGPKRGKNRLHLDLASRSPEHQAELVDRALSLGARHIDIGQGPPEEKRVPWVVLADPEGNEFCVLEPREQYEGTGAIASVVTEALDPERLARFWAAALGWEAGVREEAIVGLRPPDGRGPWVEFLLTKEEKRHRNRLRFEIAPRRGGSRAAEVRRLRELGATGRNGDAMVDPEGNEFSVLTPR; encoded by the coding sequence GTGACAACGCGCCTGGTGAACCTGGTCTTCGACTCGGCCCTTCCCAGGAATCTGGCGGGTTTCTGGGAAGGGCTGTTCAGCTGGGACGCCCCGTTCGAGCCGGCGTTCCGGTCCGAACCGGGCCCGAAACGGGGCAAGAACCGGCTGCACCTGGATCTGGCGAGCCGTTCGCCCGAGCACCAGGCCGAGCTGGTGGACCGTGCGCTGTCCCTCGGCGCACGGCATATCGACATCGGCCAGGGGCCGCCGGAGGAGAAACGGGTGCCGTGGGTGGTGCTCGCGGACCCCGAGGGCAACGAGTTCTGCGTCCTCGAGCCTCGCGAGCAGTACGAGGGCACGGGCGCGATCGCGTCGGTCGTCACCGAAGCCCTCGACCCGGAGCGGCTCGCGCGGTTCTGGGCGGCCGCGCTGGGCTGGGAGGCCGGCGTCCGGGAAGAGGCGATCGTCGGCCTGCGGCCACCGGACGGTCGCGGCCCGTGGGTGGAGTTCCTCCTCACGAAAGAGGAGAAACGGCACCGGAACCGGCTGCGGTTCGAGATCGCGCCACGGCGAGGCGGGAGCCGGGCGGCCGAGGTCCGGCGCCTGCGGGAGCTGGGCGCCACCGGGCGGAACGGCGACGCCATGGTGGATCCGGAGGGTAACGAGTTCAGCGTGCTCACGCCCCGCTGA
- a CDS encoding SAV_6107 family HEPN domain-containing protein translates to MSVSVVSPDEAERPGGAAQPALPMSLRPPAPPAAVSLYAQARRGLAEAEREDDPAERFIGAYLAALRGAAAVLEARGRPHRGRARPASGWVLLDSVAPELKEWAAFFAANSATRAAAQAGITGKVTVELADELTRAATVFLELVRRVVHGLPMGDSAHVA, encoded by the coding sequence ATGTCCGTTTCGGTCGTGTCCCCTGACGAAGCCGAGAGGCCGGGGGGCGCCGCGCAGCCCGCCCTGCCGATGTCGTTGCGCCCGCCGGCACCACCCGCGGCGGTCTCCTTGTACGCGCAGGCGAGGCGGGGGCTCGCCGAGGCAGAGCGGGAAGACGATCCCGCGGAGCGGTTCATCGGCGCCTACCTCGCCGCGCTGCGGGGCGCGGCGGCGGTGCTGGAGGCCCGCGGCCGTCCGCACCGGGGCCGCGCCAGGCCGGCGAGCGGCTGGGTTCTGCTCGATTCCGTCGCGCCCGAGCTGAAGGAATGGGCGGCGTTCTTCGCGGCCAACTCGGCGACGCGAGCCGCCGCGCAGGCGGGTATCACCGGCAAGGTCACCGTCGAGCTGGCGGACGAGCTGACGCGGGCCGCCACGGTGTTCCTGGAACTGGTGCGACGGGTGGTGCACGGGCTGCCGATGGGTGACTCGGCGCATGTGGCTTAG
- a CDS encoding YbaK/EbsC family protein → MSTIDHPSVAKVAAALAEAGQQAAADGIRILPAEVRTAAQAAEALGVEVGAIANSLVFRGRTGDTETALLALTSGAHRADTGLLASLTEADEIGKADADFVRTHTGQPIGGVAPVGHPKALTTLVDIALRAHEVVWAAAGHPKSVYPTTFDDLVALTGGTPADVAGDGQDGRP, encoded by the coding sequence ATGAGCACCATCGACCATCCCTCGGTGGCCAAGGTCGCGGCCGCGCTCGCCGAGGCGGGCCAGCAGGCCGCCGCGGACGGGATCCGGATCCTCCCCGCCGAAGTCCGCACGGCCGCCCAGGCCGCCGAAGCGCTCGGCGTCGAGGTCGGCGCGATCGCGAACAGCCTCGTCTTCCGCGGCCGCACCGGCGACACGGAAACGGCCCTGCTCGCCCTGACCTCCGGCGCGCACCGCGCCGACACCGGCCTCCTCGCATCGCTGACCGAAGCCGACGAGATCGGCAAGGCGGACGCGGATTTCGTCCGCACGCACACCGGGCAGCCGATCGGCGGCGTCGCCCCGGTCGGTCACCCGAAGGCGTTGACCACGCTCGTCGACATCGCGTTACGCGCTCACGAAGTCGTCTGGGCGGCCGCCGGGCATCCGAAGTCGGTGTACCCCACGACGTTCGACGATCTCGTCGCACTGACCGGGGGTACTCCCGCGGACGTCGCGGGCGACGGGCAGGATGGGCGCCCGTGA
- a CDS encoding N-acetyltransferase: protein MTAMSSECTRYVQLSADEFRARLPEALTIYVNAMRYPEGTAEQRAPMWLTHALREGWRCMAALDADGVLLGLAYGYKGRGGQWWHEQVRHGLTRREGQAAAEHWMSDYFELTEIHVSPESQGKRIGEDLLRRLLDGVPNAHVLLSTPEGTSRAWNLYRRVGFVDVLRDYHFAGDPRPFAILGRTLPL from the coding sequence GTGACCGCGATGTCCTCGGAATGCACCCGTTACGTCCAGCTGTCCGCGGACGAGTTCCGCGCCCGGCTCCCCGAGGCGCTGACCATCTACGTCAACGCCATGCGCTACCCCGAAGGCACGGCCGAGCAACGCGCGCCGATGTGGCTCACGCACGCGCTGCGCGAAGGCTGGCGCTGCATGGCCGCGCTCGACGCGGACGGCGTGCTGCTCGGGCTCGCCTACGGCTACAAGGGCCGCGGCGGCCAGTGGTGGCACGAACAGGTGCGCCACGGCCTGACCCGCCGCGAGGGCCAGGCCGCCGCCGAGCACTGGATGTCCGACTACTTCGAGCTCACCGAGATCCACGTCAGCCCCGAAAGCCAGGGGAAGCGGATCGGCGAGGACCTCCTGCGACGGCTGCTCGACGGCGTACCCAACGCCCACGTCCTCCTGTCCACGCCGGAAGGCACCAGCCGGGCCTGGAACCTGTACCGGCGCGTCGGATTCGTCGATGTGCTGCGGGATTACCACTTCGCCGGGGATCCGCGGCCCTTCGCGATCCTCGGCCGGACGCTGCCGCTCTAA
- a CDS encoding DMT family transporter, whose translation MSVAVPTRARSSAALVLAGVLWGTGGLAGSLLASRAGLHPLSVAAYRLLIGGVIATGYLWLTGGLRGLPRTSQARRRLLAVGGLFALFQTSYFASVSLSSVSVATMTTIGSAPVLLAVATVVKTRRLPGAWTAVSLAGSLAGLALLQWTPGQEVNVAGVLFALLAAAGFAALTLVTATRVEGLDPLPTTAFGCLIGGAALSPAALWFGMAVPLQADVLALVVYFGVVPTALAYAAYFRGLESAHPVLAALSALLEPLTAALLSMAVLGERLGAVGWCGAVVLIAALAIAYTKP comes from the coding sequence ATGTCCGTTGCCGTACCCACGCGCGCCCGATCGTCGGCCGCGCTCGTCCTCGCCGGGGTCCTCTGGGGGACCGGCGGCCTCGCCGGATCCCTGCTCGCCTCCCGTGCGGGCCTCCATCCGCTGAGCGTCGCCGCGTACCGGCTGCTCATCGGCGGCGTGATCGCCACCGGCTACCTCTGGCTCACCGGAGGCCTTCGCGGCCTTCCCCGCACGTCACAGGCCCGTCGTCGCCTCCTGGCGGTCGGCGGGTTGTTCGCCCTCTTCCAGACCAGCTACTTCGCCTCGGTCTCGCTGAGTTCCGTGAGCGTCGCGACGATGACCACCATCGGCAGCGCACCCGTCCTGCTCGCCGTCGCGACGGTGGTCAAAACCCGCCGCCTGCCCGGAGCGTGGACGGCGGTGTCGCTGGCCGGGTCGCTCGCCGGGCTCGCGCTGCTGCAATGGACGCCAGGGCAGGAAGTCAACGTCGCCGGAGTGCTGTTCGCCCTGCTCGCGGCGGCCGGGTTCGCCGCGCTGACGCTCGTGACCGCGACCCGCGTCGAGGGGCTGGATCCCTTGCCCACCACGGCTTTCGGCTGCTTGATCGGCGGCGCCGCGCTCTCTCCCGCCGCCTTGTGGTTCGGGATGGCCGTGCCGCTCCAGGCCGACGTGCTCGCGCTCGTCGTCTACTTCGGTGTCGTGCCCACGGCGCTGGCGTACGCCGCGTACTTCCGCGGCCTCGAGAGCGCACATCCCGTACTGGCCGCGCTGTCCGCCCTGCTCGAACCGCTGACCGCCGCGCTGCTGTCCATGGCCGTGCTCGGCGAACGGCTCGGCGCCGTGGGCTGGTGCGGCGCGGTGGTGCTCATCGCCGCGCTCGCCATCGCCTACACGAAGCCTTAG
- a CDS encoding DUF885 domain-containing protein — protein sequence MASTAQSVHQICDRYVDEYAAADPVAATTFGISGYDDQLTDYSPAGHAARAAIARRALAEIAEAEPVDDGERAAKAVFSERIALNLEIHEAGLDLAVLNVIESPVQELRMVFDYMPTDTAEDWATIAARMARVPESLDGLRASLLAAAAAGRVAALRQVGKVAEQAETWAGLKDETGFFETLASGAKDIDDKLRAELGQAAHAAQEAYAEFAGFLRAELAPLAPVKDAVGAEVYKLWSRVFTGATLDLDEAYAWGWAEFTRIETEMREVAGRIKPGATLAEAAAALDADPKYVVRGRAEFQAWMQNLSDNALKSLRGKHFDISDRVMALECKIAPPGGTVGAYYTGPSEDFSRPGRMWWSLPQGRDEFTTWREVSTVYHEGAPGHHLQIATAVDQSESLNKYQRLLAFTSGHAEGWALYSERLMEDLGFLADDGELFGMLSEQLFRAARVIVDIGMHLELEIPAGTGFHEGERWTPELGLEFMLTRTVTDPAHVHDEIDRYLGWPGQAPSYKLGERLWLTAREEARARQGDAFDIKQFHTRALALGGMGLDTLREMLAALD from the coding sequence ATGGCTTCGACCGCGCAAAGTGTGCACCAGATCTGTGACCGGTACGTCGACGAGTACGCCGCGGCCGACCCGGTCGCCGCGACGACGTTCGGTATCTCCGGATACGACGACCAGCTGACCGACTACTCGCCCGCCGGGCACGCGGCCAGGGCCGCGATCGCCCGGCGCGCGCTGGCCGAGATCGCCGAGGCGGAGCCGGTCGACGACGGCGAACGCGCGGCCAAGGCGGTGTTCAGCGAGCGGATCGCGCTGAACCTCGAGATCCACGAAGCCGGTCTCGACCTCGCGGTGCTGAACGTGATCGAAAGCCCCGTGCAGGAACTGCGCATGGTCTTCGACTACATGCCCACCGACACCGCGGAGGACTGGGCGACGATCGCCGCCCGCATGGCGCGGGTGCCCGAATCGCTCGACGGTCTCCGCGCCTCGCTGCTCGCCGCCGCGGCCGCGGGCCGGGTGGCGGCGCTGCGGCAGGTCGGCAAGGTCGCCGAACAGGCCGAGACCTGGGCCGGCCTGAAGGACGAGACCGGTTTCTTCGAGACCCTCGCCTCGGGCGCGAAGGACATCGACGACAAGCTCCGCGCCGAACTCGGCCAGGCCGCGCACGCCGCTCAGGAGGCGTACGCGGAGTTCGCCGGGTTCCTCCGCGCCGAGCTCGCCCCGCTGGCGCCGGTCAAGGACGCCGTCGGCGCCGAGGTGTACAAGCTGTGGTCCCGGGTGTTCACCGGCGCCACCCTCGACCTGGACGAGGCCTACGCCTGGGGCTGGGCCGAATTCACCCGTATCGAGACCGAGATGCGCGAGGTCGCCGGCCGGATCAAGCCCGGCGCCACCCTCGCCGAGGCGGCCGCCGCCCTCGACGCCGACCCCAAGTACGTCGTCCGCGGTCGCGCGGAATTCCAGGCCTGGATGCAGAACCTGTCCGACAACGCACTGAAGTCGTTGCGCGGCAAGCACTTCGACATCTCCGACCGGGTGATGGCGCTGGAGTGCAAGATCGCCCCGCCCGGGGGCACCGTCGGCGCGTACTACACCGGCCCGAGCGAGGACTTCTCCCGCCCCGGCCGCATGTGGTGGTCGCTGCCGCAGGGCCGGGACGAGTTCACCACCTGGCGCGAGGTCAGCACGGTCTACCACGAGGGCGCGCCGGGTCACCACCTGCAGATCGCGACCGCGGTGGACCAGTCGGAATCGCTCAACAAGTACCAGCGGCTGCTCGCGTTCACCTCCGGGCACGCGGAGGGCTGGGCGCTGTACTCCGAGCGGCTCATGGAGGACCTCGGCTTCCTCGCCGACGACGGCGAACTGTTCGGCATGCTGTCCGAGCAGCTGTTCCGCGCCGCGCGCGTGATCGTCGACATCGGCATGCACCTGGAACTGGAGATCCCGGCGGGCACCGGTTTCCACGAGGGCGAGCGGTGGACGCCCGAGCTGGGCCTGGAGTTCATGCTCACCCGGACCGTCACCGACCCGGCCCACGTGCACGACGAGATCGACCGCTACCTGGGCTGGCCGGGACAGGCGCCGTCGTACAAGCTCGGCGAACGGCTCTGGCTCACCGCCCGCGAGGAGGCCCGCGCGCGGCAGGGCGACGCGTTCGACATCAAGCAGTTCCACACGCGGGCGCTGGCGCTGGGCGGGATGGGGCTGGACACGCTGCGGGAGATGCTGGCCGCGCTCGACTGA
- the merB gene encoding organomercurial lyase produces MSAETDTSWDEDVRVAVYRAFAEHGRPPTAPELADAAHGSLAVAKQALHRLAERRHLVLDECEHVVLAHPFAAIPLGFSVMGERTLWWGGCAWDAFAIPHLVKAEPEVLVSTRCRCCGEPQALMVNDRTPPKGGLVAHFLVPVARMWDDVVHTCANQRLFCDESCVDEWLAETGQDKGYVMDLATLWRLAAGWYDGRLDHGYTRRDPAAAAAYFAQAGLSGPFWS; encoded by the coding sequence ATGAGCGCCGAGACCGACACCAGCTGGGATGAGGACGTCCGCGTCGCGGTCTACCGCGCGTTCGCCGAGCACGGGAGGCCGCCGACGGCGCCCGAACTGGCCGACGCCGCCCACGGATCACTCGCGGTGGCGAAACAGGCACTGCACCGGCTCGCGGAGCGGCGGCATCTCGTGCTCGACGAATGCGAGCACGTCGTGCTGGCGCATCCGTTCGCGGCGATCCCGCTCGGCTTCTCCGTGATGGGCGAGCGCACGTTGTGGTGGGGCGGCTGCGCGTGGGATGCGTTCGCGATCCCGCATCTGGTGAAGGCCGAGCCCGAGGTGCTGGTGTCCACCCGCTGCCGCTGCTGCGGCGAACCACAGGCGCTGATGGTGAACGACCGGACACCGCCGAAGGGCGGGCTGGTCGCGCATTTCCTCGTCCCGGTGGCGCGGATGTGGGACGACGTCGTGCACACCTGCGCCAACCAGCGGCTGTTCTGCGATGAGTCCTGTGTGGACGAATGGCTGGCGGAAACGGGGCAGGACAAGGGTTACGTCATGGATCTGGCGACACTGTGGCGGCTCGCGGCCGGCTGGTACGACGGCAGGCTCGACCACGGCTACACCCGCCGGGACCCGGCCGCCGCGGCCGCGTACTTCGCCCAAGCCGGGCTGAGCGGACCGTTCTGGAGCTAG
- a CDS encoding AzlD domain-containing protein — protein sequence MTLWLAIVAVALVSIGFKAAGPVLLGDRTLPPRLAGVIALLAPALLAGLVLTDVTGPAWSGLDWTLCAGLAAIAVTYALRVPVLAAILCGVVVTAALRFLL from the coding sequence ATGACGCTCTGGCTCGCGATCGTCGCCGTCGCGCTGGTCAGCATCGGATTCAAGGCGGCGGGGCCGGTCCTGCTCGGCGACCGGACGCTGCCGCCGCGGCTCGCGGGGGTCATCGCGCTGCTCGCGCCCGCGCTGCTGGCCGGGCTCGTGCTCACGGACGTGACCGGTCCGGCCTGGTCCGGGCTCGACTGGACGCTCTGCGCCGGTCTGGCCGCGATCGCGGTGACCTACGCGCTGCGCGTGCCGGTGCTCGCCGCGATCCTCTGCGGGGTCGTCGTCACGGCCGCGCTGCGGTTCCTCCTCTAG
- a CDS encoding AzlC family ABC transporter permease, with translation MTTLRRSYLAGARVGLGLGVATFVLGVTFGAYSQTLGWGIAAPIVASLVVFSGSAQFAMATALAGGGNLAVAVGAAALINARFLPMGAAVASDLRGGRLRRAWEGQAVVDGSWVAAHLGEGRFDREKLIGCTLVQLPAWVLGTVLGVLAAPPPDVVSRFGLDVVFPGFFLVLLIDELRRSRQAALTAALAACLAGILVLFVPVGLALIGASAAALLGLGARR, from the coding sequence ATGACAACGCTCCGGCGCAGCTACCTGGCCGGCGCCCGTGTCGGGCTCGGACTGGGCGTCGCGACCTTCGTCCTCGGCGTCACCTTCGGCGCGTACAGCCAGACCCTCGGCTGGGGGATCGCCGCCCCGATCGTCGCTTCGCTCGTCGTGTTCTCCGGCTCCGCCCAGTTCGCGATGGCCACCGCGCTCGCGGGCGGCGGCAATCTCGCCGTCGCGGTCGGCGCGGCGGCCCTGATCAACGCCCGGTTCCTGCCGATGGGCGCCGCCGTCGCCTCGGATCTGCGCGGCGGACGCCTGCGCCGCGCCTGGGAGGGCCAGGCCGTCGTCGACGGTTCGTGGGTGGCCGCCCACCTCGGCGAAGGGCGGTTCGATCGCGAGAAACTCATCGGCTGCACGCTCGTCCAGCTGCCCGCGTGGGTGCTGGGGACGGTGCTCGGGGTCCTGGCCGCGCCGCCGCCGGACGTCGTCTCCCGGTTCGGGCTCGACGTCGTGTTCCCCGGCTTCTTCCTGGTCCTGCTCATCGACGAACTGCGCCGTTCGCGCCAGGCGGCGCTGACCGCGGCCCTCGCCGCCTGCCTCGCCGGGATCCTGGTGCTGTTCGTCCCCGTCGGGCTCGCGCTGATCGGCGCTTCGGCCGCCGCGCTGCTCGGGCTGGGGGCGCGGCGATGA
- a CDS encoding CGNR zinc finger domain-containing protein, with protein MDGHWDGYDSIGGSVPLDLVNTVSWRRDPARREDRLSAPARLSEWVVLVGAGTERLEVSEAVLEAVKDFRETLYRVLVSDPPDVTALRKPLLAAYRHAELTPSLPLRWQVPLVDDAALPHFLALAAEDLLRSGELERIRECEGPGCGWVFTDHTRNRSRRWCSSSDCGNRARAKRHYDKTRG; from the coding sequence GTGGACGGCCACTGGGACGGGTACGACAGCATCGGCGGGAGCGTGCCGTTGGACCTGGTCAACACCGTTTCCTGGCGGCGCGATCCGGCCCGGCGGGAAGACCGGCTTTCGGCTCCGGCACGGCTGTCCGAGTGGGTCGTCCTGGTCGGCGCGGGCACCGAACGGCTGGAGGTCTCCGAAGCCGTCCTGGAGGCGGTCAAGGACTTTCGCGAGACGCTGTATCGCGTGCTGGTGTCGGATCCGCCGGACGTCACGGCGTTGCGCAAGCCGCTGCTGGCGGCGTACCGGCACGCCGAACTCACGCCGTCCCTGCCGCTGCGGTGGCAGGTGCCGTTGGTGGACGACGCCGCGTTGCCGCACTTCCTCGCGCTGGCGGCCGAAGACCTGCTCCGGTCCGGCGAGCTGGAACGGATCCGGGAGTGCGAGGGACCGGGATGCGGCTGGGTCTTCACCGATCACACGCGCAACCGGTCGCGGCGCTGGTGCAGTTCGTCGGACTGCGGGAACCGGGCGCGGGCGAAGCGGCACTACGACAAGACCCGCGGCTGA
- a CDS encoding polyprenyl synthetase family protein has translation MDTSAYDADLPAHVERALAGFLERAGAEIRRTEPTVGAGIDALAGFVLGGGKRLRPTFAWWGWRGAGGDPAGPDVEGVLQAVASLELIQACALIHDDLIDSSDSRRGSPTVHIAGAKLHADSGWLGSPSTFGLATAVLVGDLALAWADDMFGEAPLPPAALAAARPAWRAMRTEVLAGQYLDVRTQATGDASPEAALHICKLKTAAYTVQRPLHLGAALGGADEALIATLREFGDEVGVAFQLRDDLLGVFGDPSVTGKPAGDDLREGKRTLLVALGLQRAAEQGKDAAAKVISDAIGDAHLSEDAVETVREALQDVGAVDAVERRIDELTDSAMAALDRAHLAEPAPAALTGLVVKATQRTY, from the coding sequence ATGGACACGTCCGCCTACGACGCCGATCTGCCCGCCCACGTCGAGCGGGCGCTGGCCGGATTCCTCGAGCGCGCCGGTGCCGAAATCCGCCGCACCGAGCCGACGGTCGGGGCCGGGATCGACGCGCTGGCCGGATTCGTACTGGGCGGCGGCAAACGCCTGCGCCCGACGTTCGCCTGGTGGGGCTGGCGCGGCGCGGGCGGCGATCCGGCGGGGCCGGACGTCGAAGGCGTGCTGCAGGCAGTGGCGAGCCTGGAGTTGATCCAGGCGTGCGCGCTGATCCACGACGACCTCATCGACTCCTCCGATTCGCGCCGCGGTTCGCCGACGGTGCACATCGCGGGCGCGAAGCTGCACGCCGACAGCGGCTGGCTGGGTTCGCCGAGCACGTTCGGGCTCGCGACCGCCGTCCTGGTCGGCGACCTCGCGCTGGCCTGGGCCGACGACATGTTCGGCGAGGCCCCGCTCCCGCCCGCGGCCCTCGCGGCGGCGCGGCCGGCGTGGCGCGCGATGCGCACCGAGGTGCTCGCCGGCCAGTACCTCGACGTCCGCACCCAGGCCACCGGCGACGCCTCCCCCGAGGCGGCGCTGCACATCTGCAAGCTCAAGACGGCCGCGTACACCGTCCAGCGCCCGCTGCACCTCGGTGCCGCGCTCGGCGGTGCCGACGAGGCGCTGATCGCGACGCTGCGCGAGTTCGGCGACGAGGTCGGCGTGGCGTTCCAGCTGCGGGACGACCTGCTCGGCGTGTTCGGCGACCCGTCGGTCACCGGCAAACCCGCGGGCGACGACCTGCGTGAGGGCAAGCGGACGCTGCTGGTCGCGCTGGGTCTCCAGCGCGCGGCCGAACAGGGCAAGGACGCGGCGGCGAAGGTCATCTCCGACGCCATCGGCGACGCGCACCTGTCCGAAGACGCCGTCGAGACCGTGCGTGAGGCGCTGCAGGACGTGGGCGCCGTCGACGCGGTGGAACGCCGTATCGACGAGCTCACCGACTCCGCGATGGCCGCGCTGGACCGCGCCCACCTGGCCGAACCCGCCCCCGCCGCGCTGACCGGGCTGGTCGTCAAGGCGACCCAGCGGACGTACTGA
- a CDS encoding phytoene/squalene synthase family protein, whose product MSELDAAGITEPALRAAYTECRRINAHYGRTFFLATRLLPPRTRPFAHALYGFARMADEVVDNPAPGTDPAVALDEVAVMVARVFDGGTPADPVLTALADTVRRHDLDRDLFDAFLRSMAMDLKITEYATYADLGEYIHGSAEVIGLQMLPVFGTVVPLAEAVPGATALGEAFQLTNFLRDVGEDLDRGRLYLPAEELAAFGVDRELLEFSRARGLPDRRVRRALAVAVARNRAVYRRAEAGIPLLRAESRDCVRTALALYEGILDEIEALGYDVLNTRAVVPRRRRLGVALPRLLASTWSNSRLRVRT is encoded by the coding sequence ATGAGCGAACTCGACGCCGCGGGCATCACCGAACCGGCGTTGCGGGCCGCGTACACCGAATGCCGGCGCATCAACGCGCACTACGGCCGCACCTTCTTCCTCGCGACCCGGCTGCTGCCGCCGCGGACGAGGCCGTTCGCGCACGCGCTGTACGGCTTCGCGCGGATGGCGGACGAAGTGGTCGACAATCCCGCGCCCGGCACCGATCCGGCGGTCGCGCTCGACGAGGTCGCCGTCATGGTCGCGCGGGTCTTCGACGGCGGCACACCCGCCGATCCGGTACTGACAGCCCTCGCCGACACCGTGCGGCGCCACGATCTCGACCGCGACCTGTTCGACGCGTTCCTGCGGTCCATGGCGATGGACCTCAAGATCACCGAGTACGCGACCTACGCCGACCTCGGCGAGTACATCCACGGCTCGGCCGAGGTGATCGGCCTGCAGATGCTGCCCGTCTTCGGCACCGTCGTCCCGCTCGCGGAAGCCGTGCCCGGCGCCACCGCGCTGGGCGAGGCGTTCCAGCTGACCAACTTCCTGCGTGACGTCGGCGAGGATCTCGACCGGGGACGGCTGTACCTGCCGGCCGAGGAACTGGCCGCGTTCGGCGTCGACCGTGAGCTGCTCGAATTCTCCCGCGCCCGCGGCCTGCCCGACCGGCGGGTGCGGCGCGCGCTCGCCGTCGCGGTGGCGCGCAACCGGGCCGTCTACCGCCGCGCCGAAGCGGGAATCCCGTTGCTGCGCGCGGAATCCCGCGACTGCGTGCGGACCGCGCTCGCGCTCTACGAAGGCATCCTCGACGAGATCGAGGCCCTCGGATACGACGTGTTGAACACCCGCGCGGTCGTCCCCCGCCGTCGTCGGCTGGGTGTCGCTCTGCCGAGGCTGCTGGCGAGCACGTGGAGCAACTCCAGGCTTAGGGTGCGAACATGA
- a CDS encoding LLM class F420-dependent oxidoreductase: protein MTTAANRKIRIGVQLQPQHAEYKAIRRAASEAEDLGVDIVFNWDHFYPLYGEPEGLHYECWTMLGAWAESTSRVEIGALVTCNSYRNPELLADMARTVDNISDGRLILGIGSGWFEKDYDEYGYEFGTAGGRLDNLAEALPRIESRLGKLNPQPVRDIPVLIGGGGEKKTLRLVAKHADIWHGFGDPEVVERKVKILDQHCADVGRDPKEIERSVAVEGEPEELGPKLLEHGVSLFTVATGGPDYNLDKLRSWIAWRDKQQS, encoded by the coding sequence ATGACCACTGCTGCGAACAGGAAGATCAGGATCGGCGTCCAGCTGCAGCCCCAGCACGCCGAATACAAGGCGATCCGCCGGGCGGCTTCGGAGGCCGAAGACCTCGGGGTGGACATCGTCTTCAACTGGGACCACTTCTACCCGCTCTACGGCGAGCCCGAGGGCCTGCACTACGAGTGCTGGACCATGCTGGGCGCCTGGGCGGAGTCGACGTCGCGGGTCGAGATCGGCGCGCTGGTGACGTGCAACAGCTACCGCAATCCCGAACTGCTGGCGGATATGGCCCGCACCGTCGACAACATCTCCGACGGACGGCTGATCCTCGGCATCGGCTCCGGCTGGTTCGAGAAGGACTACGACGAGTACGGCTACGAGTTCGGCACCGCGGGCGGACGGCTCGACAACCTCGCGGAGGCGCTCCCGCGGATCGAGAGCAGGCTCGGCAAGCTGAACCCGCAGCCGGTCCGGGACATCCCGGTGCTGATCGGCGGCGGCGGCGAGAAGAAGACCCTGCGCCTGGTGGCGAAGCACGCCGACATCTGGCACGGCTTCGGCGACCCGGAGGTCGTGGAGCGCAAGGTCAAGATCCTCGACCAGCACTGCGCCGACGTCGGGCGCGACCCGAAGGAGATCGAGCGTTCGGTCGCCGTCGAGGGCGAGCCCGAGGAGCTGGGCCCGAAGCTGCTGGAGCACGGTGTCTCGCTGTTCACCGTGGCGACCGGCGGGCCGGACTACAACCTGGACAAGCTGCGCTCCTGGATCGCTTGGCGGGACAAGCAGCAGTCCTGA
- a CDS encoding CGNR zinc finger domain-containing protein, whose product MTSAQRDFLPGRSARAAAQRAVDLLEVLLAPEPSVASVRAVLEAHGETSVELAPSDVASLREAAVQLREVFAARDAAEAAGVLNRLLARYAHPPRLTDHADGFGWHLHVDADDDGPWGAWLVTSSALALAVLLADRQAPPGGLCAASGCGKPFAHLGGGSPRRYCSTRCATRERVAAHRRQRS is encoded by the coding sequence ATGACTTCAGCGCAGCGGGATTTCCTGCCCGGCCGGTCGGCGCGGGCGGCGGCGCAGCGGGCGGTCGATCTGCTGGAGGTCCTGCTCGCGCCGGAACCCTCGGTCGCGTCGGTTCGTGCGGTGCTGGAAGCGCACGGCGAAACCTCGGTCGAGCTGGCGCCTTCGGACGTGGCGTCGCTGCGCGAGGCGGCCGTCCAGCTGCGGGAGGTGTTCGCGGCGCGGGATGCCGCGGAAGCGGCCGGCGTGCTCAACCGGCTGCTGGCCCGCTACGCGCATCCGCCGCGGCTGACCGATCACGCCGACGGGTTCGGCTGGCATCTGCACGTGGACGCCGACGACGACGGGCCGTGGGGCGCGTGGCTGGTGACGTCGTCCGCGCTGGCGCTGGCGGTGCTGCTCGCGGACCGTCAGGCGCCGCCGGGCGGGTTGTGTGCCGCGTCGGGGTGCGGGAAGCCGTTCGCGCACCTGGGCGGGGGAAGCCCTCGCCGGTACTGCTCGACGCGGTGCGCTACTCGGGAGCGGGTGGCGGCGCACCGGCGGCAGCGTTCGTAA